Proteins co-encoded in one Pseudarthrobacter chlorophenolicus A6 genomic window:
- a CDS encoding M50 family metallopeptidase, with translation MNGTADLWQVLLASFTHTEPPLVTLTELVLALLVATALSVPRRSWKYFGLLTTATHELGHAFAAVTSGQRLSGIHLRLDHSGSTITYSRSRLATVWSCFWGYPVPAVAGAAFVVCGFSGWGPAAIAAGGLALATTLVFLRNLAGFLITLAVIGGALAVILAVPREFTGHVAVILGLALLVGAVRDLVKLANVHLRRRSQLATSDAYLLYRATHVPSGVWIVLFSAIVAGSWVVALQPVTAVLSAGA, from the coding sequence ATGAACGGGACCGCCGACCTGTGGCAGGTCCTGCTGGCGTCGTTCACACACACGGAGCCGCCCCTCGTCACCCTGACCGAACTTGTGCTGGCGCTGCTCGTTGCCACTGCACTGTCCGTACCGCGGCGCTCCTGGAAGTACTTTGGACTCCTGACCACGGCCACGCATGAGCTCGGCCATGCTTTTGCTGCTGTGACCAGCGGACAGCGACTCTCCGGTATCCATTTGCGCCTAGACCATTCCGGCTCCACCATCACCTACAGCCGCAGCAGGCTCGCCACTGTGTGGTCATGTTTCTGGGGATACCCTGTTCCGGCGGTGGCCGGCGCTGCGTTTGTGGTGTGCGGGTTCAGCGGCTGGGGGCCGGCTGCCATCGCCGCTGGAGGCCTCGCCCTTGCAACTACGCTGGTGTTCCTGCGCAACCTGGCCGGATTCCTCATCACGCTGGCAGTGATTGGCGGAGCACTGGCCGTGATCCTCGCTGTGCCCAGGGAATTTACCGGGCACGTCGCCGTGATCCTTGGACTGGCCTTGCTGGTGGGGGCGGTGAGGGACCTCGTCAAACTGGCCAACGTACACCTTCGCAGGCGGAGCCAGCTTGCCACCTCCGACGCCTACCTGCTGTACAGGGCCACCCATGTTCCCTCCGGCGTATGGATTGTCCTTTTCTCAGCCATCGTGGCCGGCTCGTGGGTCGTCGCCCTGCAGCCCGTCACCGCAGTCCTGTCCGCTGGCGCATAG
- a CDS encoding MaoC/PaaZ C-terminal domain-containing protein, which translates to MAVQPLILGEMPSLSKLYINAAAQAARRRLLGTGDSAHLPGESHEVRGVTVDVANLTAYQHLLGETASDVLPAGFVHALAFPLAMSVMNRDDFPLPLLGMIHLGNRVEQRVPLLFTEALDITARVENLRGHRSGTQVDVVAEVRKSGSNAVCWLGVSTYLAKGIFLPGIDKPSTHHGKPEFRAPDPTALWQLGVDAGRAYAAVSGDFNPIHLSVLSAKALGMRRSIAHGMYLASRALADVGPARGDSFVWEVGFDAPVFLPAWVALDIATEQDGAGGWHRSDFVAWNPRSGRRHFSGSVAALEGTAAGSCDDGSVKESNGPAETGGSGLVKEERV; encoded by the coding sequence ATGGCGGTGCAGCCCCTCATCCTGGGGGAGATGCCCTCACTGTCGAAGTTGTACATCAACGCCGCGGCGCAGGCAGCACGGCGGCGCCTGCTCGGGACAGGCGATTCCGCCCACCTTCCTGGGGAAAGTCACGAGGTGCGGGGCGTCACGGTGGACGTCGCCAACCTCACGGCCTACCAGCACCTGTTGGGAGAGACCGCCAGCGATGTGCTGCCCGCGGGTTTCGTCCATGCGTTGGCGTTTCCGCTGGCCATGAGCGTGATGAACCGGGACGACTTTCCGCTTCCCCTGCTGGGCATGATCCACCTGGGCAACCGGGTGGAACAACGCGTGCCGCTGCTCTTCACGGAGGCCCTCGACATCACGGCGCGGGTAGAGAACCTGCGGGGGCACCGGTCCGGTACGCAAGTGGACGTTGTGGCGGAAGTCCGCAAATCCGGCAGCAATGCCGTTTGCTGGCTGGGAGTTTCCACGTACCTGGCGAAGGGGATCTTCCTGCCGGGGATCGACAAACCCTCGACACATCACGGCAAGCCCGAATTCCGTGCGCCCGATCCGACAGCACTCTGGCAGTTGGGTGTGGACGCAGGGCGGGCCTACGCCGCCGTTTCCGGTGACTTCAACCCCATCCACCTCAGTGTGCTGTCTGCGAAGGCGTTGGGCATGCGCCGGTCGATAGCACACGGTATGTACCTGGCTTCCAGGGCGCTCGCCGACGTCGGCCCTGCCCGCGGTGATTCCTTCGTCTGGGAGGTGGGGTTCGATGCGCCAGTGTTTCTGCCGGCATGGGTTGCCCTGGACATTGCCACTGAACAGGACGGCGCAGGCGGCTGGCACCGTTCGGATTTCGTTGCCTGGAACCCTAGGTCCGGGCGGCGCCACTTCAGCGGTTCAGTTGCGGCTCTTGAAGGCACGGCCGCCGGTTCCTGTGACGACGGGTCCGTCAAGGAATCCAACGGCCCCGCCGAAACCGGCGGTTCCGGGCTGGTGAAGGAAGAACGGGTCTAG
- a CDS encoding EstA family serine hydrolase: protein MQISHGAVAAGFENVLDLFESFLAEDPAYSAQVSAYHGGVQVVGLAGGPDMAADTVTGAYSCSKGVAAMVIALLVQENVLDLDRPVAFYWPEFGVHGKDRLLVREALSHQAGLPGIEGGFGLSEITTAAAAARLASARPLWQPGRQFGYHALTIGILMEELCRRTSGESLQDLYNRRIRIPNGVDFFLGLPEEEEHRYRDVLYATEPDQPWLDPLSLDGLNSNSPVSTIMELPNIRAVRAAGMSAAGGVGSADGLARLYAAATTGVDGAEPFLGEDTVTRMSAEQVWGLDRSSGLDNAFAVVFMKPHPSRNFGSHRAFGHEGANAALGFADPAYALGFGYVPRRAEDGRTPGRAHRLAAAVRRSAAALA, encoded by the coding sequence ATGCAGATCTCCCACGGCGCGGTAGCCGCCGGATTCGAAAATGTCCTCGACCTGTTCGAGTCCTTCCTGGCCGAAGATCCGGCTTACAGCGCGCAGGTCTCGGCGTACCACGGCGGAGTGCAGGTGGTGGGACTGGCCGGGGGCCCGGACATGGCCGCGGATACCGTCACCGGGGCTTACTCATGTTCCAAGGGCGTTGCCGCCATGGTGATTGCACTCCTGGTGCAGGAGAACGTCCTTGACCTCGACCGGCCCGTGGCCTTCTACTGGCCGGAGTTTGGGGTGCACGGCAAGGACCGTTTGCTGGTACGTGAGGCCCTGTCGCACCAGGCGGGGCTGCCAGGGATCGAGGGTGGCTTCGGGTTGTCCGAGATCACAACGGCCGCGGCTGCGGCCAGGCTGGCCTCAGCCCGGCCCCTGTGGCAACCGGGACGGCAGTTCGGCTACCACGCACTCACCATAGGCATCCTGATGGAGGAGCTTTGCCGGCGCACATCGGGAGAGTCGTTGCAGGACCTCTACAACCGGCGGATCCGGATCCCCAACGGGGTGGATTTCTTCCTGGGTCTTCCGGAGGAAGAGGAACACCGCTACAGGGATGTCCTGTACGCCACAGAACCGGACCAGCCGTGGCTCGATCCCCTGAGCCTGGACGGGCTCAACTCGAACTCACCGGTCAGCACCATCATGGAACTCCCGAACATCAGGGCCGTCCGGGCAGCCGGAATGTCAGCCGCAGGAGGAGTGGGCTCGGCAGACGGCCTTGCCCGCCTGTACGCTGCGGCCACCACTGGCGTGGACGGCGCAGAACCGTTCCTTGGCGAGGACACAGTCACCCGGATGTCGGCCGAACAGGTCTGGGGACTGGACCGTTCTTCAGGCCTGGACAACGCCTTCGCCGTGGTTTTCATGAAGCCGCATCCATCCCGCAACTTTGGCAGCCACCGGGCCTTCGGCCATGAGGGCGCCAACGCCGCCCTTGGCTTTGCCGACCCCGCATACGCCCTCGGTTTCGGTTATGTTCCGCGGCGGGCCGAGGACGGGCGGACGCCAGGCCGGGCCCACCGGCTGGCGGCCGCAGTACGGCGCTCGGCGGCCGCGCTGGCGTAG
- a CDS encoding 3-oxoacyl-ACP reductase — MADKYTELVSQGLGKNVAKRLGLPQPALLRRYRPGQPLIPGPVVIQGDSAAADKLGAELLSWDLDIRRHAVPGEKLGAIILVLDEVERPEDLGRTVLSAAASLRDLAPSGRVLTVSRPAAEAGSPAAAAARQGIDGLLRSLAKELRAGATGNGILLAEGVDITSPSALGAVRFFLSGRSAFVDGQFLKISDAGGALPQDADTPLAGKIAVVTGAARGIGAQIARTLHRDGATLVVVDLPAAGDHLAAVANEVKGTALQLDITRADAGQRIIDHAVQRHGRLDIVIHNAGITRDKLLANMDPARWDSVININIAAQLRINEALLASEHFNQSPRIVTVASTSGIAGNRGQTNYAASKGGVMGMVRATAPLLAGAGGTINAVAPGFIETEMTARIPLALRETARRLNSLKQGGQPADVAETIAFLASDSAGGISGEVLRVCGQNLVGA, encoded by the coding sequence ATGGCAGATAAATACACGGAACTGGTCAGCCAGGGGCTCGGGAAAAACGTCGCCAAGAGGCTGGGGCTGCCCCAGCCGGCGCTGCTGCGCCGGTACCGCCCGGGTCAGCCGCTGATACCGGGGCCGGTTGTCATCCAAGGCGATTCCGCGGCGGCCGACAAACTCGGCGCTGAGCTGCTGTCCTGGGACCTGGACATCCGCAGGCACGCAGTTCCGGGTGAGAAACTCGGGGCCATCATCCTGGTGCTGGATGAGGTGGAGCGGCCGGAGGATCTCGGCAGGACAGTCCTGAGCGCAGCAGCCTCCCTCCGGGACCTCGCGCCAAGCGGCAGGGTCCTCACGGTGTCGCGGCCAGCCGCGGAAGCCGGTTCGCCTGCGGCTGCAGCTGCCCGGCAGGGCATTGACGGGCTCCTGCGGTCCCTGGCCAAGGAGCTGCGTGCCGGCGCAACTGGAAACGGCATCCTCCTGGCGGAGGGCGTGGACATTACGAGCCCCAGCGCCCTGGGTGCGGTTCGCTTCTTCCTCTCCGGGCGGTCAGCGTTCGTGGACGGCCAGTTCCTGAAGATTTCCGACGCCGGTGGCGCGCTGCCCCAGGACGCTGACACTCCGCTGGCAGGAAAGATCGCCGTCGTCACCGGCGCGGCCCGCGGGATCGGCGCGCAGATCGCCCGAACCCTGCACCGGGACGGCGCCACGCTGGTAGTGGTGGACCTCCCTGCAGCCGGGGACCACCTGGCGGCCGTGGCCAACGAGGTCAAGGGAACAGCCCTGCAGCTGGACATCACCCGTGCAGACGCCGGGCAAAGGATCATCGACCATGCCGTCCAACGCCATGGCCGGCTCGACATCGTCATCCACAACGCCGGCATCACCCGCGACAAACTCCTTGCCAATATGGATCCCGCCCGCTGGGACTCGGTGATCAACATCAACATCGCTGCCCAGCTTCGGATCAATGAGGCCCTCCTCGCCTCGGAGCACTTCAACCAGTCACCGCGCATAGTCACTGTTGCCTCCACCAGCGGAATCGCCGGAAACAGGGGGCAGACCAACTACGCGGCCTCCAAGGGAGGGGTCATGGGCATGGTTAGGGCAACAGCGCCCCTGCTGGCGGGAGCCGGCGGCACCATCAACGCCGTGGCACCGGGGTTCATCGAAACAGAGATGACTGCACGGATCCCGCTGGCGCTCCGGGAAACAGCAAGGCGCCTTAACTCGCTCAAACAGGGTGGCCAGCCGGCGGACGTGGCCGAAACCATCGCATTCCTCGCCAGTGACTCCGCCGGCGGCATCAGCGGTGAAGTACTCCGGGTATGCGGACAGAACCTGGTAGGCGCGTAA
- a CDS encoding glutathione S-transferase family protein, whose amino-acid sequence MSHDTESTQTAGGTGEHSTRGAYVTGGQEFTRDTNYIEDRVTRDGRPGDHGEPGWPAEAGRYRLVAARACPWANRTVIVRRLLGLEEAISLGQPGPTHDSRSWTFDLDPGGKDPVLGIERLQEAYFKRFPDYPRGITVPALVDVPTGAVVTNNFPQITLDFSTEWTAFHRPGAPDLYPERFRDEIDEVNKRVFTEVNNGVYRCGFAGSQDAYQAAYDRLWTAMDWLEDRLAGQRYLVGDTITEADVRLFTTLARFDAVYHGHFKCNRQKLSEMPALWAYARDLFQTPGFGDTTDFVQIKQHYYIVHEDINPTGIVPAGPDLSGWLERHGREALGGRPFGDGMPPGPVRKGEEVALGHGAVR is encoded by the coding sequence ATGAGCCACGACACGGAGAGCACCCAGACGGCCGGCGGAACCGGGGAGCACAGCACCCGGGGCGCCTACGTTACCGGCGGCCAGGAGTTTACGCGGGACACCAACTACATCGAGGACCGGGTGACCCGGGATGGCAGGCCCGGGGACCACGGCGAGCCAGGCTGGCCCGCCGAGGCGGGACGCTACCGTCTGGTGGCAGCACGGGCGTGCCCCTGGGCCAACCGGACAGTAATCGTCCGTAGGCTGCTTGGCCTCGAGGAAGCAATCTCCCTGGGACAGCCCGGCCCGACGCATGACTCCCGGTCCTGGACGTTCGACCTTGATCCGGGCGGAAAGGATCCGGTCCTGGGCATCGAGAGGTTGCAGGAGGCCTACTTCAAGCGTTTCCCTGACTACCCGCGGGGCATCACCGTTCCTGCCTTGGTGGACGTGCCCACCGGCGCTGTGGTGACCAACAACTTTCCCCAGATCACACTGGACTTCTCCACGGAGTGGACTGCGTTCCACCGGCCGGGCGCCCCGGACCTCTATCCGGAACGGTTTCGGGATGAAATCGATGAAGTGAACAAGCGGGTCTTCACCGAAGTGAACAACGGCGTGTACCGCTGCGGGTTTGCAGGATCCCAGGACGCGTACCAGGCCGCCTATGACCGGCTCTGGACAGCCATGGACTGGCTGGAGGACCGCCTGGCCGGACAGCGGTACCTGGTGGGAGACACCATCACCGAGGCGGATGTCCGCCTGTTCACCACGCTGGCCCGCTTTGACGCCGTCTACCACGGCCACTTCAAGTGCAACCGGCAAAAACTCAGCGAAATGCCGGCCCTGTGGGCTTATGCCCGCGACCTCTTCCAGACTCCCGGTTTCGGCGACACCACAGACTTCGTTCAGATCAAACAGCACTATTACATCGTTCACGAAGACATCAATCCCACCGGCATCGTCCCCGCGGGGCCGGACCTCTCCGGGTGGCTCGAAAGGCACGGCCGCGAAGCACTCGGCGGGCGGCCTTTCGGCGACGGAATGCCACCGGGGCCCGTCAGGAAGGGCGAGGAAGTAGCGTTGGGGCACGGAGCGGTCCGCTAA
- a CDS encoding FUSC family protein translates to MSTPQARTQVIWGQGTEIFKRAVTGLSAAFAAQRLQLATKAAVAAGLAFLIAPLMPGAAANYPYYAPLGALVAMYHNVVGSVRQGAQALAGLAVGIGLAFLLVSYTDPSPLTVAIFMGIGVLLGGLPGIGSGSDWIPTAALLVLLVGNSDPDGFSFGYLVQMGVGVAVGIGVNFLIFPPLHFNAAAASLDELRRALGMQLTDMGKALREEWPPEHAEWSRRSDELAEATRTVRHLVQEADASRRGNPRRRLHPRDLDEDYKHLRELERVTFHIQDMTDVLSDVIWESDAPYDVPLEDNESLSAAMKASGDLLTSFGDDDDQGHRDRFDTAKAALDTCMSVTSERETDEGKVHASESLLLSLHRILRAVRPAD, encoded by the coding sequence ATGAGCACCCCGCAAGCCAGAACGCAAGTCATATGGGGCCAGGGCACCGAGATCTTTAAGCGGGCCGTCACGGGGCTGTCAGCAGCCTTCGCCGCCCAGCGGCTGCAGCTGGCCACAAAAGCAGCCGTCGCGGCAGGGCTTGCGTTCCTGATCGCGCCCCTGATGCCAGGCGCTGCCGCCAACTACCCGTACTACGCTCCCCTGGGCGCCCTGGTGGCGATGTACCACAACGTTGTCGGTTCGGTCCGGCAGGGTGCGCAGGCACTGGCCGGACTCGCCGTCGGCATCGGCCTGGCGTTCCTCCTGGTGTCCTACACCGACCCCTCTCCCCTGACGGTGGCAATCTTCATGGGCATCGGCGTTCTCCTGGGTGGACTGCCCGGCATTGGATCCGGCAGCGACTGGATTCCGACGGCGGCGCTCCTTGTCCTGCTGGTGGGAAACAGCGACCCCGATGGCTTCTCCTTCGGCTACCTCGTCCAAATGGGGGTAGGTGTCGCCGTGGGCATTGGCGTCAACTTCCTGATTTTTCCGCCGCTGCACTTCAACGCCGCTGCAGCCAGCCTGGATGAACTCCGCCGGGCACTCGGCATGCAACTGACCGACATGGGTAAGGCGCTCCGGGAGGAGTGGCCACCCGAACATGCCGAGTGGTCCCGCCGGTCCGATGAGCTGGCAGAGGCCACCCGCACCGTACGGCACCTTGTCCAGGAAGCAGACGCCAGCCGCCGCGGAAATCCGCGGCGGCGCCTGCACCCCCGCGACCTGGATGAAGATTACAAGCACCTGCGCGAATTGGAGCGGGTGACATTCCACATCCAGGACATGACCGATGTCCTGAGCGACGTCATCTGGGAGAGCGACGCTCCCTATGACGTGCCGCTGGAAGACAACGAGTCCCTGTCGGCGGCAATGAAGGCTTCCGGAGACCTGCTGACATCCTTCGGCGACGATGACGACCAGGGACACCGGGATCGCTTTGACACAGCGAAGGCGGCACTGGACACCTGCATGTCTGTCACCTCCGAGCGGGAAACCGATGAGGGTAAGGTTCATGCTTCGGAATCGCTCTTGCTCAGCCTGCACCGCATTCTTCGTGCCGTCCGTCCGGCTGACTAG
- a CDS encoding DUF4193 domain-containing protein, giving the protein MATDYDELRSDVKESQDNSLEQLQSANAPDARSVVLELDEADGLDSAGVPGGEFVAEELVVQVIPQADDEFTCYSCFLVRHRSQIARQKDGHSYCTECEG; this is encoded by the coding sequence TTGGCAACCGATTATGATGAACTGCGCTCCGACGTCAAGGAGTCGCAGGACAACTCGCTCGAGCAGCTACAGTCAGCGAATGCTCCCGATGCGCGAAGTGTCGTCCTCGAGCTGGACGAGGCAGACGGGCTCGACAGCGCGGGCGTACCGGGCGGCGAATTCGTTGCCGAAGAGCTCGTGGTGCAGGTCATTCCGCAGGCTGACGACGAATTCACCTGCTACTCCTGCTTCCTGGTCCGTCACCGGTCCCAGATAGCCCGCCAGAAGGATGGTCACAGCTACTGCACCGAGTGCGAAGGCTAA
- a CDS encoding glycosyltransferase family 9 protein, whose amino-acid sequence MELLTAGFGGAAQVATGVGPVLEKFDGIMRIAVLRGGGLGDLIFAIPAMAALKAAYPEAALTLLGTPVHQALLAAVESPVDDFCLLPFAEGVRPGVEDHSELESFFDRQRSRPFDLAVQLHGGGRYSNPFLLRLGARHTVGTQTADAAGLERTVPYIYYQHEPLRALEVAGFAGAGPVDLEARLVPAAGVRGSRPATNDDGARPLVVIHPGATDPRRRWPVERFAQLARACAADGCRVLVIGDGSERELAEQVAGTAASTSVESLAGKLTMAELVGLLADASVVVGNDSGPRHLAQALGVPTVGVFWVGNVINAGALGRALHRVHMSWLTGCPTCGIDITQVGWTAPRCAHDDSIVAGVEVREVYEDVRNLVAIAVEKPGA is encoded by the coding sequence GTGGAACTACTCACTGCAGGGTTTGGCGGTGCCGCCCAGGTAGCGACTGGCGTTGGGCCCGTCCTGGAGAAATTCGACGGCATCATGCGGATCGCCGTCCTCCGCGGCGGCGGCCTGGGTGATCTGATCTTCGCCATTCCCGCGATGGCAGCCCTGAAAGCGGCCTATCCGGAGGCGGCCCTGACGCTCCTCGGCACCCCCGTTCACCAAGCGCTGTTGGCTGCCGTCGAAAGTCCGGTTGACGATTTCTGCCTGTTGCCGTTTGCGGAAGGCGTCCGGCCCGGTGTTGAAGATCACTCGGAACTGGAAAGCTTTTTCGACCGGCAGCGATCGCGACCGTTTGATCTCGCCGTGCAGCTTCATGGCGGTGGACGGTACTCAAACCCTTTCCTGCTCCGCCTGGGCGCACGGCACACGGTGGGCACCCAGACGGCGGATGCCGCAGGCCTGGAGCGGACCGTTCCCTATATCTACTACCAGCATGAACCACTGCGTGCCCTGGAAGTGGCAGGGTTCGCCGGCGCCGGGCCCGTTGACCTTGAAGCGAGGCTTGTCCCCGCGGCTGGGGTGCGCGGGAGTCGTCCGGCAACCAACGACGACGGCGCGCGGCCCCTCGTGGTGATCCACCCGGGCGCAACCGACCCCCGCCGTCGTTGGCCCGTTGAGCGCTTTGCCCAGCTTGCCCGCGCATGCGCCGCGGATGGCTGCCGCGTCCTGGTCATCGGTGACGGCAGCGAACGGGAACTGGCAGAACAGGTGGCCGGGACTGCCGCCTCAACCTCCGTGGAGTCCCTGGCCGGCAAGCTGACGATGGCCGAACTGGTAGGCCTGCTGGCCGACGCCTCCGTGGTGGTGGGGAACGACAGCGGTCCGCGCCATCTTGCCCAGGCTCTCGGTGTGCCTACCGTGGGCGTTTTCTGGGTGGGCAACGTCATCAACGCCGGCGCCCTTGGACGCGCACTGCACCGGGTGCACATGTCCTGGCTCACGGGGTGTCCCACCTGTGGGATCGACATAACGCAGGTGGGCTGGACGGCTCCGCGTTGTGCGCACGACGACTCAATCGTCGCCGGGGTGGAGGTCCGGGAGGTCTATGAGGACGTGCGGAACCTGGTGGCAATTGCCGTGGAAAAGCCAGGCGCATGA